A genome region from Schistocerca americana isolate TAMUIC-IGC-003095 chromosome 1, iqSchAmer2.1, whole genome shotgun sequence includes the following:
- the LOC124615338 gene encoding bromodomain-containing protein 4, giving the protein MSTTLGVQQWFPPPADPAAELSRHAEEFGFQFVADSEDVKEEPEPEPEHDLVVAEQDHDLDSDAEGEAAAARYGGVITVRGSGCAGGSEDEKLLRLLGGDSADEDDDVDDADDDPEERPGASACSVVLDPLPRGVLRSLSCEGRVSATRAQTEVSGLLRELVEAVAEPPPPPPPAAACALFAAACATAPHGRKARKRRRRRSASAASTSSSGASSSHGRERRRQRKRERRSALYAAARTTEGGADDRREPSPTPTPRVNPIFVWIKQDDTRIVEVLCEDYDKRNRIRITKTAHGWRAIPHTERLASALSPPAVQKQSLPAGKTQSPPLSRTHSSSSGSSSSGSGRREASRSSTESRLSPVGGSARIPTVAPAVASVATREERIDISQRIEDEDAESGAETKEGRLEDEDEGAHEEEEDETGTHLPEYDCEEEMEYEEDVAESDAGIEGGDTCCEMEEPEDDHEMASLKAEDADEFCDPECYQEMHQEEETHGGEEEEEEEEEVQHLDEGEIVEGCEEEGELCQEEEEEEEEEEVLPTDLSLPKLRKREEDEMECKPRRLMLSRSPPITIPKYSPSCGAGVQQVEKQYQEAQPAHQQPPRSAAKSAFLESLLSRKVSAVVPTEAKPTTERTSPATGGGAGAIDLGTRVAAAGSPTVSCSSDEKAERERDDLTLRALLAGGSHQQPVQHPMAAPPPPPPPAQQHHHHQQHHRHQAAPVAPPPTLPAVTAEQSGRSRLLELLTAEEPVAQLRRLERDFPDPLVVPRDRLPALLAAPAAEAPRLLASRPDLRLPAALSSPALVHDPDLLVVPLRQLYATLQQQQHAKDAPAASAHAPVPDFATLAAFAEWQQRQQVAAAEAATAASITQVMWLPYLTQLEAASALCGNYAEFVAAVNAVFPPAGFGGGAAAVPPPPPYLLSPTAGVDYKAQLEAIAASFWQQQQHVAPTKSKAPSAAKRSPRASPLSRPQRHHAAPAPQAPPPPPPPAQPAAAANRPPSVTCKSLLNLLSSSGGQRRPEPVALKVPQPPGAGPIDLSATPKLKVKQPQHLVDPLHTPRLLKEPPPECAPIVSSTAVSPGPPPTPDKVSGAQNLWHPLFGSQKSYSSPWQWTTVTATGE; this is encoded by the exons ATGAGCACGACGCTGGGCGTGCAGCAGTGGTTCCCGCCGCCGGCGGATCCCGCGGCCGAGCTCAGCCGGCACGCGGAGGAGTTCGGTTTCCAGTTCGTGGCGGACAGTGAGGACGTGAAGGAGGAGCCCGAGCCGGAGCCCGAGCACGACCTGGTCGTGGCCGAGCAGGACCACGACCTCGACAGCGACGCGGAGGGCGAGGCGGCGGCCGCGCGCTACGGGGGTGTGATAACAGTGCGCGGCAGCGGCTGCGCGGGCGGCTCCGAGGACGAGAAGCTGCTGCGCCTGCTCGGCGGAGACAGCGCGGACGAGGACGACGACGTCGACGACGCGGACGACGACCCGGAGGAGCGGCCGGGCGCGAGCGCGTGCTCGGTGGTGCTGGACCCGCTGCCGCGGGGCGTGCTGCGCTCGCTCAGCTGCGAGGGCCGCGTGAGCGCGACGCGCGCCCAGACCGAGGTGAGCGGCCTGCTGCGCGAGCTCGTGGAGGCGGTggccgagccgccgccgccgccgccgcccgctgcCGCCTGCGCGCTCTTCGCCGCCGCTTGCGCCACCGCCCCCCACGGCCGCAAGGCCCGCAAACGCCGCCGCCGGAGgtccgcctccgccgcctccacgTCTTCGTCCGGGGCGTCTTCCTCGCACGGCCGCGAGCGGCGGCGCCAGCGCAAGCGGGAGAGGCGGAGCGCGTTGTACGCCGCCGCCAGGACGACGGAGGGCGGCGCCGACGACAGGCGCGAACCCAGCCCGACACCCACCCCGCGTGTCAACCCAATTTTTGTGTGGATCAAGCAGGACGATACTCGCATTGTGGAAGTGTTGTGTGAAGATTACGACAAGCGCAATCGCATTAGGATTACTAAGACGGCGCACGGGTGGCGGGCGATACCTCACACCGAGAGGTTAGCGTCGGCCCTCAGTCCCCCTGCAGTGCAGAAACAATCTCTCCCTGCCGGCAAAACACAGTCGCCGCCGCTGTCGAGGACTCATAGCAGTAGCAGTGGTAGTAGTAGTTCGGGGAGCGGCCGCAGGGAGGCGTCGCGGAGCTCTACCGAGTCGCGGCTGTCGCCGGTAGGTGGCAGTGCGCGCATCCCGACTGTGGCGCCAGCCGTGGCGAGTGTCGCTACTCGCGAAGAGCGGATCGATATCTCGCAGAGGATCGAGGACGAAGACGCCGAGTCCGGCGCGGAAACCAAAGAGGGGAGGCTGGAGGACGAAGACGAAGGGGCACACGAGGAAGAAGAGGACGAAACGGGTACCCATCTCCCAGAATACGACTGCGAGGAAGAGATGGAGTACGAGGAGGACGTCGCAGAAAGTGACGCCGGCATCGAGGGAGGTGACACGTGTTGCGAAATGGAGGAACCGGAAGACGATCACGAGATGGCTTCGTTGAAGGCGGAAGATGCGGACGAGTTTTGTGATCCCGAATGCTACCAAGAAATGCATCAGGAAGAAGAAACTCACGGAggcgaagaagaggaggaggaggaagaagaagtgcAGCATTTGGACGAGGGCGAAATAGTGGAGGGTTGTGAAGAAGAAGGCGAGCTTTgccaagaagaagaggaggaggaggaagaggaagaagtttTGCCCACTGATCTCAGCCTGCCCAAACTCCGAAAGCGAGAAGAAGACGAAATGGAGTGCAAGCCGAGGAGGTTGATGCTGTCCCGGTCGCCGCCCATCACGATACCCAAATACTCGCCGTCGTGCGGGGCCGGTGTACAGCAAGTGGAGAAGCAGTATCAGGAGGCGCAACCGGCCCACCAGCAACCTCCTCGGTCCGCGGCCAAGTCAGCATTCCTAGAGTCGCTGCTGTCGAGGAAGGTGTCCGCAGTGGTACCTACTGAGGCGAAACCGACGACGGAGCGCACCTCCCCCGCGACCGGAGGCGGCGCGGGAGCCATCGACCTCGGCACGCGGGTAGCGGCCGCCGGCAGCCCCACCGTGAGCTGCTCCTCCGACGAGAAGGCGGAGCGCGAGCGGGACGACCTGACGCTGCGCGCGCTGCTGGCCGGCGGCTCGCACCAGCAGCCCGTGCAGCACCCCATGgcggcgccgccgccaccgccgccacccgcgcagcaacaccaccaccaccaacagcacCACCGGCACCAGGCGGCCCCAGTGGCACCGCCGCCCACGCTGCCCGCCGTCACCGCGGAACAGAGCGGCCGGTCGCGGCTGCTGGAGCTGCTGACGGCAGAGGAGCCGGTGGCGCAGCTGCGCAGACTGGAGCGCGACTTTCCGGACCCTCTGGTCGTGCCGCGGGACAGGCTGCCCGCGCTGCTCGCCGCGCCCGCCGCGGAAGCGCCGAGGCTGCTGGCGTCCAGGCCCGACCTGCGGCTGCCGGCGGCACTGTCGAGTCCGGCGCTGGTGCACGACCCGGACTTGCTGGTGGTGCCGCTGCGCCAGCTGTACGCcaccctgcagcagcagcagcacgccaAGGACGCGCCCGCCGCCTCCGCCCACGCGCCGGTGCCGGACTTCGCCACGCTGGCCGCCTTCGCCGAGTGGCAGCAGCGCCAGCAGGTGGCGGCCGcggaggcggcgacggcggcgtcgATCACGCAGGTCATGTGGCTGCCCTACCTCACGCAACTGGAGGCGGCGTCCGCTCTCTGCGGCAACTACGCCGAGTTCGTCGCCGCGGTCAACGCCGTCTTCCCTCCCGCCGGCTTCGGTGGCGGCGCCGCGGCCGTTCCTCCGCCTCCGCCGTACCTGCTGTCACCCACCGCCGGCGTCGATTACAAGGCGCAGCTGGAAGCCATCGCCGCCAGCTTCTGGCAACAACAGCAGCACGTGGCACCGACGAAATCGAAGGCGCCGTCGGCGGCGAAGCGTTCGCCGCGCGCCAGCCCGCTGTCGCGGCCGCAGCGCCACCACGCCGCCCCCGCTCCGCAGGCAccgccccctccgcccccgccTGCGCAGCCCGCCGCGGCGGCCAACAGGCCCCCGTCGGTGACGTGCAAGTCGCTTCTCAACCTGCTCAGCAGCAGCGGGGGGCAGCGGCGGCCGGAGCCCGTGGCGCTCAAGGTTCCCCAGCCCCCGGGGGCGGGACCCATCGACCTGTCGGCGACGCCCAAGCTGAAAGTGAAGCAGCCGCAGCACCTGGTGGACCCACTGCACACGCCGCGCCTCCTCAAGGAGCCGCCCCCAGAGTGCGCGCCCATTGTCAGCTCGACGGCCGTCAGCCCCGGGCCGCCTCCCACCCCCGACAAGGTGTCCGGCGCGCAGAACCTCTGGCACCCACTTTTCGGAAG TCAGAAGAGCTACAGCAGCCCTTGGCAGTGGACGACGGTGACAGCGACCGGCGAGTAG